In one window of Camelina sativa cultivar DH55 chromosome 15, Cs, whole genome shotgun sequence DNA:
- the LOC104748885 gene encoding extensin-1-like, translated as MTHFTPPPPYLHPPLTPPPATFSTANLRRTPPPPISGQLLLRRPPEKSSATDLRHRPPPPTSGHRSPATYLWPSISDHLPPAIDLRPPAIDLRPPATDHRPPTFDLRSPPPTAGHHLQPTTTTPSTTQNTKVEELLALGGQPTALSNSKVYAITQTSPQGISPV; from the exons atgacACATTTTACCCCTCCACCACCTTACCTCCACCCACCACTAACACCACCTCCGGCCACCTTCTCCACCGCCAACCTCCGGCGAACTCCTCCGCCACCGATCTCCGGCCAACTCCTCCTCCGCCGACCTCCGGAGAAATCCTCCGCCACCGACCTCCGCCACCGACCTCCGCCACCGACCTCCGGCCACCGATCTCCGGCCACCTACCTCTGGCCATCAATCTCCGACCACCTACCTCCGGCCATCGACCTCCGACCTCCGGCCATCGACCTCCGACCTCCGGCCACCGACCACCGGCCACCAACCTTTGACCTCCGGTCACCTCCTCCGACCGCCGGCCACCACCTCCAACCAACAACCACCACTCCCTCAACTACACAAAACACTAAAGTG GAAGAGTTACTGGCTCTTGGAGGACAACCAACGGCTCTCTCGAACAGTAAAGTGTATGCTATAACTCAAACCTCGCCTCAAGGAATTTCTCCGGTGTGA
- the LOC104748886 gene encoding uncharacterized protein LOC104748886: MVESIRTKLMQWFCIRRAKAKKLATLPEPITPNVNKFMLRNHVASAGLAVIAVSDWAYQVSETEGKTYFVDLEKKSCSCIGFQKLLIPCCHALAAARINGVYIPSLVGEMYRVPVFEATYEALIYPVPNHGDEEVPVAVVENEFNPPTNPPGPGRRRKRRIPSNGEHPVLQ; this comes from the exons ATGGTTGAGTCTATTAGGACCAAGCTGATGCAGTGGTTCTGCATCAGACGAGCAAAGGCAAAAAAATTGGCTACCCTTCCTGAGCCAATAACACCTAATGTGAATAAGTTTATGCTGCGCAACCATGTAGCATCCGCAGGTTTGGCAGTTATAGCAGTCTCAGATTGGGCTTACCAAGTCAGTGAAACAGAGGGCAAGACATACTTTGTCGATCTTGAGAAGAAAAGTTGTTCTTGTATTGGGTTTCAAAAGCTTCTTATACCTTGTTGCCATGCGTTGGCTGCAGCGAGGATAAATGGTGTTTACATTCCTTCACTTGTAGGAGAAATGTATCGTGTCCCTGTTTTCGAAGCTACTTATGAGGCGCTAATATACCCTGTCCCTAATCATGGCGATGAAGAAGTCCCTGTAGCAGTTGTGGAGAATGAGTTCAACCCTCCGACTAACCCACCAGGTCCAGgacgaagaaggaagagaaggattCCTTCTAATGGAGAACATCCG GTACTTCAGTGA